One window of Desulfonatronovibrio magnus genomic DNA carries:
- a CDS encoding type II toxin-antitoxin system HicB family antitoxin: MSDYHVNIFYSQEDQGYIADIPDLESCSAFGETPESALREALIAKKLWIESAKIQGKPIPSPMYRPAIYQVA; the protein is encoded by the coding sequence ATGTCTGATTATCATGTTAATATTTTCTATTCACAAGAAGATCAGGGATATATAGCTGATATTCCTGATCTCGAATCGTGTTCAGCGTTCGGGGAAACGCCTGAAAGTGCACTGAGAGAGGCTCTTATAGCGAAAAAACTATGGATAGAATCTGCAAAAATTCAAGGAAAACCAATACCTTCTCCCATGTATCGTCCAGCCATCTACCAAGTTGCATAA